One window of the Procambarus clarkii isolate CNS0578487 chromosome 27, FALCON_Pclarkii_2.0, whole genome shotgun sequence genome contains the following:
- the LOC123752212 gene encoding baculoviral IAP repeat-containing protein 8-like, with protein sequence MTGDDLQVLGVIPYAKPRYPGLATYKQRLETFDLSWTGCVKQTSHELAESGFFFCGLSDHMRCFFCGNGFRNWEPADDPWTLHAQWYPECTFVNIKKDAQFIKNARESSQRRTIKPIDEHLLTGLMEGLGFFPALIEHFGFPDVCVRPALRLYLKSTKDLLPFVTEARCIELMLWYMQESTKAEMGLRGIHHEDVEGRVEPANLEWQSGPSDMETVATANEMDVDVVGSMSGFMSTNLGLRALPSPVETEAEETTIVANEMDVETGEEATDFDATSHVETVMNTSTPTSWAADILCKVCFNNALSVVLLPCRHMVTCSNCLVSMRNCPICRRTISHVLRPIIS encoded by the exons ATGACTGGAGATGATTTGCAGGTTCTGGGGGTAATTCCATACGCTAAACCTAGATATCCAGGCTTGGCAACATACAAACAGCGTTTGGAAACATTCGACCTCAGCTGGACTGGTTGTGTCAAGCAAACATCTCACGAATTGGCAGAATCAGGATTTTTCTTCTGTG GCCTAAGTGACCACATGCGCTGCTTTTTCTGTGGGAATGGTTTTCGTAATTGGGAACCCGCTGACGACCCTTGGACACTGCACGCGCAATGGTATCCTGAGTGCACCTTTGTCAACATTAAAAAGGATGCACAGTTCATTAAGAATGCTAGAGAATCTTCGCAGCGTCGAACTATAAAACCCATAGATGAACATCTTTTAACTGGTCTGATGGAAGGTTTGGGTTTTTTCCCAGCATTAATTGAACATTTTGGATTTCCTGATGTCTGTGTGAGACCTGCCTTAAGGCTATATCTCAAAAGCACCAAAGATTTATTACCGTTTGTTACTGAGGCCAGATGTATAGAATTAATGTTGTGGTATATGCAAGAGAGCACTAAAGCCGAAATGGGTTTAAGGGGAATTCATCATGAGGATGTGGAAGGTAGGGTAGAGCCTGCGAATCTGGAATGGCAATCCGGGCCCTCTGACATGGAAACAGTCGCCACAGCTAATGAAATGGATGTCGACGTTGTTGGATCAATGAGCGGGTTCATGAGCACTAATCTTGGTTTGCGGGCTTTGCCTTctcctgttgaaacagaggcggAAGAGACGACTATAGTCGCTAATGAAATGGatgttgaaactggcgaagaGGCCACAGACTTTGATGCGACATCCCATGTTGAAACTGTGATGAACACATCTACGCCAACGTCTTGGGCtgctgatattttgtgtaaggtgTGCTTTAACAATGCATTGAGTGTCGTACTGCTGCCCTGCAGACATATGGTAACATGCAGTAATTGTCTTGTATCTATGAGAAACTGCCCCATTTGCAGACGCACCATTTCGCATGTCCTTCGACCGATTATTTCCTAA